One stretch of Levilactobacillus yonginensis DNA includes these proteins:
- a CDS encoding type II toxin-antitoxin system RelB/DinJ family antitoxin, whose protein sequence is MAVKEKKRVQVKIDKDLADDTEAVLSELGLNPTTAINMFYKRIVANGALPFNVSLSEEERANLRFLKATEGTPVTEFKDAKEVADWLNDPDED, encoded by the coding sequence ATGGCAGTTAAGGAAAAGAAACGGGTCCAAGTCAAGATTGATAAAGATTTGGCCGATGATACCGAAGCAGTTTTAAGCGAATTGGGCTTAAATCCAACCACGGCCATTAACATGTTTTACAAGCGGATTGTTGCTAATGGTGCTTTACCTTTTAATGTGTCTTTAAGCGAAGAAGAAAGAGCTAATTTACGCTTTTTAAAGGCGACCGAAGGGACACCAGTCACCGAGTTCAAAGACGCTAAAGAGGTCGCTGATTGGCTCAACGATCCAGATGAGGACTAA